TGGTGAAGAAGTTGGCCTCGTCCTTCGAGATGGCGAGGACGGCCCGGTAGGTCAGGAAGACCGCGATCGCGGCCATGATGACGAGCAGGGTGATGCCGGAACCCTTGGAGAGGCCGCTGAAGATGCGGTCCCCGGGGCGGGCCGCGCTCCTGGCGCGCCTGCTCCTGTTCTTCTCTGTGACGGGTGGTGTCGTGGTAACCATCGGTTTCTCCGGTCTGCGGAGCCGTACGTCCGTACGGGCTCCTGGCGGCGGTGCACCGGATGCCGGGGGCGACCTCCTCCACGGGAGGTGAGGGGCCGCCCCCGGCCGGGGGTCAGGACAGGGTCGGGACGATCGCGCGGACCTTGGCCGCGATCTCGGCCGGCATGGGGGCGTAGTCGGCGTCGGCGAGGACCTTCTGGCCCTCCTCGCTGATGGCGTAGTTGAGGAACGCCTTCAGGGTCGGCAGGGTCTCCGCCTTGTTGCCCTTGTCGCAGGCGATCTCGTAGGTGACGAGGACCAGCGGGTAGGCGCCCTCGGCCTTGGTGGCGTAGTCGAGGGAGAGGGCCACGTCGCTGCCGGTGCCCTTGACCTTGGCGGCGGCGATGGCCTTGGAGGCGTTCTCGGTGGTCGCGGCGACCGGGGCGGAGGCGCCGGTGTTGATGCTGACCGTGGAGATCTTGTTGGCGGTCGCGTAGGAGAGCTCGAAGTAGCCGATGGAGCCCTCGGCGTCCTTGACCGCGGTGGCGACACCGGAGGAGCCGTTGGCGGCCTGGCCACCCTGGGCGGGCCACGACTTGGTCTTCGGGTCGTGCTTCCAGTCGGCCGGGGCGGCGGTGGAGAGGTACTTGCCCAGGTTCTGGGTGGTGCCGGACTCGTCCGAGCGGTGGAAGGCCTGGATCGTGCTGTCCGGGAGCTTGGCGCCCGGGTTCAGCTTGGCGATCGCCGGGTCGTTCCACTTGGTGATCTTGTTGTCGAAGATCTTGGCGAGGGTGGGGGCGTCCAGGACGAGGTTGTCCACGCCCTCCAGCTTGTAGCCGATGGCGATGGGGCCGCCGACCATGGGCAGGTTGACGCCGGTGCCGCCCTTGCAGATCTTCTTCGACTCGGCGACCTCCTCGTCCTTCAGGGCGGAGTCGGAGCCCGCGAAGGCGACCTGGCCCTGGTTGAACTTGGTGATGCCGCCGCCGGAGCCGATGGCCTGGTAGTTGACCTCGACACCCTCACAGGCCGCCTGGAAGTTCTTGACCCAGAGGTCCATGGCGTTCTTCTGCGCGCTGGAGCCCGCGGCGAGCAGCTGGCCCTTGGCGCCGTCGCACTTGATGTTCGAAGCGGCGGCCGACGTCTTCTCGCCGCCGCCCTTGGTGGGCTCGTTGTTGTTGTCCGAGCCACACGCCGACAGGACGAGCGCACCGGAGACGACGAGGGCACCGATCGCGGAGGCGCGAAGCCCGTTCTTGCGCGAAAGCTTCACTTTCGGGTGTTCCTTCCAGAAGCCGCCGGGCCCGGACCGGGTGTCCGTTGCGTCGAAGGCGGCGCGTGTCGGGTGGTGGGTGCATCGTCAGGCTCCGTGCACCCCGTAAGGCCGAAATTAGGCAGATCAGGTGAAGCCGCCAGCCGTGGAGAGTGAACGCGAGGTGAACCGTGCCGTAAGCCACGGTGCGGCCCGGCGCGCGGTGCCGCCCCGGGGGGCGACGGGGGCACGGGGTGCCGGGGCGGGACGACCTAGCGGGCGGCGCCGGGCTTGCGGGCCGGGGGCGCGCGCTCACCTGGGCGCTTCAGCGCCTCAGCGCCTCCACCGGCTGGACGCGCGCCGCCCGCCAGGCCGGGTACAGGCCGGCCAGCAGCCCCGTGAGCAGCCCGATCGCCGGCGCGGCCGCGACCGTGGCGGGGTGGACGACCGGGGTCCAGTCCCGGACCAGCGCCACCGTCACCGTCGTCAGCACGCCGAGCGACGTGCCGACCAGCCCGCCTAGCGCGCCGAGCGCGCCCGATTCGGCGAGGAACTGCGTCGTGATGTGCCGCCCCCGGGCGCCGAGCGCCCGCCGCAGACCGATTTCCGCGGTGCGTTCCAGAACCGCCACGAGCGTGGTGTTCGCGATGCCTACGGCACCGATCACGAGGCAGATCGCGGCGAGCACGAGGAAGAGCTGGCTCAGGTCTCCGCTCACGCTGCCGCGCAGGGCCCGTGGGTCCGGCGGGGGCACGGCCTTGAGGTACTCCGGGTGGTCGGGGCGCAACGCGGTGGGGACCTCGGCCGCTATCTGGCGGGCCGCGCCCAGGTCGGTCGCGATCAGCATGGCGGCGCCCTCGACCGGTGGGCCCCAGATCCGCTCGGCCGTGCGGTGCGGGACGACCACGGACAGCAGGAGGTCAGCCTTGCGTTCAGTGCCGCCGATGATGCCGGCGACCGTGAACGGCTGGTCCCCGACGAACACCACCGGGCGCGTCTGCAGGGTGGAGATCCCCAGCCGGGAGGCGACACCGCGCCCGATGAGGGCGACCGGCTGCGCCCGGTCCGTCGCGAACTCGTCGTAGAGCCGGCCCTCGACAACCGTGACCGAGGCCGCCCGCAGCACCCCGGGGGACGCCGCGACCACCTCGGCGCGCTCCCCGTCCGCCGGCCCACCCGAGCTGCCCACCGGCGCCGACCGGACGGAGGTCGTCGGTGGCAGACGCACCGACCAGTACACCCCGGCGTGCCGTACGCCGGCGAGCCGCTGGACGCGCGCGTCGGCATCCTCTGGGAAGGCGGGGCCGGCGAACTCGTCCTGCTCCCGTGCCACGTCCTGGACGGTGACCTCCGTCGCCGTCAGGGCGTTGAAGCGCGTGTCGATCTGCGAGGACGCGGTGGCGGTCAGGCCCAGGATGGCCACGAAGGCGCCGACCCCGAGCACCGTCCCCAGGGCGGTGAGCACCGAGCGTGCCGGCCTCTGCACCATTCCTGCGAACGCCTCGGACAGCAGGTCCCGCCACCCGAACACCGAGGGTGGCACGACGGGCGTGCCGCGACGGATCACGCCCGTCCTCCCGTCGTGCGCGCCACGGCGGGGGCCACCTCGTCCAGGACCCCGTCGCGGATCGTGAGGACTCGGCTGCCGCGGGCCGCGACGTCCGGGTCATGGGTGATCACGACGATGGTCATCCCGTCCTCGTGCAGCTCCCTGAGCAGGGCCATGACGGAGGACGCGTTGGCCGAGTCGAGGTTTCCGGTCGGTTCGTCGCACAGCAGCAGGGAGGGGCGGGCGACGAGGGCCCGCGCGATGGCGACGCGCTGGCGTTCGCCGCCGGAGAGCGTGGTCGGGACGGAGTGGACCCTGTCCCCCAGCCCGACGCGTTCCAGCGCGGCGAGGGCGCGGTCGCCGCGTTCCTTGCGGGGCACACCGCCGTAGACGAGGGCGAGCGCGACGTTCTCCAGGGCGCTGCGGTGCGGCAGCAGGTGGAACGCCTGGAAGACGAAGCCGAGCCGGCGTCCGCGCAGGGCGGTCAGCTCCCTGTCCTTCAGCCCGCCCGTGTCGATGCCGTCGAGCAGGTACGTGCCGCTGGAGGGCTTGTCCAGCAGACCCAGGATGTTGAGGAAGCTGGACTTCCCGGAGCCGGAGGGTCCCACCACCGTGAGGAAGGAGCCCGGAGCCACGGTGAGGTGGCACGGCTTCAGCGCCTCGACCGGCGGGGGCCCGGGGTAGGTCAGGCCGACGTCCCGGAACTCGATCACCGGCGTGTGGTCGTCGTGCGGGAACGCCGGGGTGCCGTGCGTCATGGTCCGCCGCCGACCGTTCCCGTGGTGTCCTCCGGCGCGGCGTCGCGGGCGATCCCGGTGACGACCTCGTCGCCCGCGCGGAGCGGCGTACCGCCGAGGGGGGTCACGGCGACGTATCCGTCGCCGGTCGCGCCGGGGCGGACCTCGACCCGGCGCCGGTCGCGGGAGGCGGTGAGCACGGTGACCACCGTCCTCCCGTCGATCCCCGAACTGAGGGCGGTGATGGGCACCACGAGCGCCTTCGTCCCGGTGGACCCCGCCTCGATGGTGAGGCGTACGTCCTGTCCGGTGAGCCGTTCGTCCAGCGGCCGGTCCGGCACCACCTCCACCAGGTAACCGGATGCCTCGGGGCCGGTCTGCTGTCCGTCGGACTCGCCCTGTGGCGGTTCGGTGGGCGTGTCGGCGACGGACACGACCCGTGCCGAGGCGGTCACGCCGGTCAGTTCGGAGTGGATCTCGACCTTCTGCCGCGGGCGCAGCAGCCCCTTCTGGTAGGTGGGTACGTACGCCTGGACGAGCAGCCGGCCCGCCGAGACGGTGAGCGAGGTCTGCGCGGCCTCGCTGCCCACCTTCCCCCGTACGGCGTCGAGCCGGGCGGGAAAGCTGGTGAGGTAGACGACTTCACCGGCGGGAAGCATGGGGCCCGCGGCGGCCTCCGCCTCGGCGAGGGTCTCCTTGGCGGCGGCCAGGTCCTCGACCGCTCTGCGTACGATCCGGTCCGCGTCGTCCGCGGCGCTCTTCGGCCCGTCCGTGTGCGGGCCTTCGCCCCGGTTCCTGTCCGCGTCTTCCCCCGCGTTCTCGTCGGTGTCGTCGTCCCCGGTCGGGCCTGCGGCCGCCACCCGCGCGTCCTCCAGGGCGCGCTCGGCCTGCTTCACGGCTCCTCGGGCGGCCGTGAGGGCGGCGCCGTCGTCGTTCTGCGCGGGCAGGGGGGTGTAGCCGGTGTCCGTGTAGAGGGCGGCGAGGGCCGCCTGGGTGCCGGTGCCGAAGACGCCCTTCTCGTCCGGGCCGGTCGGGTGGCCGAGCAGCCCGAGCGCGGTCTGCAACTGGCGTACGTCGTCGCCCGACGCGCCCGGGCGAAGATCCCGGTACGAGGGCACCGAGCCCCGCAGGGCGATGACGGGGCGCCCGCTCACCTCGACGAGCACCTGGCCGTTGCGTATGGCCTCGCCCTGGCGCACCGGGAGCCGGGTCACGACCGGGCTCGTCGCACCCTCACCCGGGTTGACCTGGGGTTTGATCCGCAGCGACTGTTCGGCCGTCACCTGTCCGCGGGTGATGACGGAGGTGACGAGCACCCGGTGCTCGACCGGGGCGGTGAGCACGTCGGCCGGGGGCGGGCCCGCGTCCGCAGCCGCCTGCGCGGGTGACTTGACGGTGCCGGCGACCAGTACCCCGCCGACGGTCAGGGCCAGGGCCGTGCCGGCGACGGCCAGCGCCCAGCGCCGACGTCGTGCGGTGGCGCCGGCCCGGGCCGACGGGGCGATGCCCTCCCGGGGCTCGTTCACCCGCTCACCCGCCCAGGTGGCCGTTGTCGGTCCCGTCGCCGGGTGCGCACGCGCGCTCGGCGACGCGCAGCCGCTCCATGTCCGTGCCCTCGATGCCGGGCGGGAGCGGGACGTCGCCCGTCTCGGGGTCGGGATCGGGGTAGTCGGCGAAGCCCTTCCCGCGTACGCACGCGCTGAACTCGCGGGCCTTCGCCAGCCTCTCCGCGGGCGGCACGGCGTCCCGTCGCGGGGGCAGGAGGTCCTTGCAGGCGGCTTCGGCGCGCGCCATGCCTTCGGGGTCCTTCGCCGCGGCGTCCTTGTCCACCCGCAGCTGGGCGTCGTCCCGCTTCTCGAGCACGACGCCCTGATCCTCCAGGCACCGGTAGTAGCCGACGTCCTGGGGGCCGCCCGAGGCGGAACCGGCGGCGCTCGGCGTGCTGTCGCCGGAACACCCCACGGCGAAGGCGGCGAGGACGCAGGCGACAGCGGCGGCACGGACACTGCTCGGCACCGCGCGGACGACATTCATGAACGGGCCCCCATGGACTGGTGAGGAGATCTGCTGGGGGATGACCGTCCGCCGGTCGCGGGAGCTGTGGTGGTCGACCACGGCTGGGGCTGCTGCCCCGAGATCCCTTCGCGATCGTCACCCAGGTGCGGAGATCATAAAAGTGGTGGACGTGTGTCTTCAACTCCCTTTTAATGAGCGGCGTTTGTGCGCCCTCTCCGCAGGGTGCCACCGTGTCGACTTTATGGGGGGAAGACATGAACAGCAGCTCCATGACGCGTCGCCGGCTCGTCGGCGGCGTGCTCGCCGCCGTGGCCGTGGCCGGGATCGGACTGGCCACGGCGCCCGGCGCGGCCGCCCTCAACAAGGACGGAAGCCTGGAGGCCTACGAGTTCGGTCTCTACTACAACTCCGGTCAGGGGGGCTGCGTCTTCGACCTGGCCGTCTCCGACTGGGACTTCTCGAACGACACGTTCTGGAGGCCGAGCGGCACCTGCTACGGCTACGGCCAGACCACCAACGACAACACGGCCTCGTACTACAACCGCGACACCGGCACGTGGTGGGTGTACACGGACGCCGACGGTGACGGCGCGGAGGGCACCCTGCCGCCCGGATACAAGGGCGACGCCTCCCGCACCTTCAAGAACCAGATCTCGTCGGCCTTCCCGTACGACGCCCACTGATCAGCGCGACCGTCCGCGTGGCGGTTGCCGTAACCGGTCTCCGGTGCGGCAACCGCCATGCGGCGTTGCGCGCACGCTTGCGAGGACCACATGTTTTCCGCAGCCCCACACCGCCGCACCCCGTTCCTGGTCGCGGCGTCGGCGGCCGTCGCGTTGCTCAGCGGGTGCTCGGGCGACGGTGCCCAGCCGGCCGGTGCGAACGCCGAGCCGGCGGTGTCCGCCATCCCCACGATCGCCGAGGCGACGACGCTGAGATTCCCGCTGGACGCCTTCGAGGCGACCGACGAGCAGAACCGCACCCTCGCGCGGGCGCAGGGGATCCTCACCTCGCGCTGCATGGCCCGATTCGGCTTCAGTTACCAGGCCCCTCAGAACAGTTCTCCGCAGCAGCCACGCGGCGGTTCCCGGCGCTTCGGCGTCACCGACCTGAAGACCGCCTCGCAGTACGGCTACCGCAACCCGCGGACCGCGGGCTCCGAGCCGCCGCGGGACACCGGAAGGGGGACGCTGAGCAAGACCGCGGAGATCGCGCTGCTGGGGGAGCCAGGGCTGAAGCCGGAGGACCTGCCGGCGAGCCAGCAGGAGGCCGAGCGCCAAGGCGGCAGCGCGACCGAAGTCAACGACAAGCGCATCCCCTTCGGCGGCTGCACGCGCGAGTCCTTCCTCCAGCTGTACGCGCCGAAGCCGGGCACCGTCGACCTGCTGTACGTCTTCAACCTGCGCAACCAGGCCGATTCCGAGTACCGAGGGGACTCACGCGTCCGGGCGGTCGACCGGCGTTGGTCCGACTGCATGGCGGAATCCGGCTACCGGGCACGGGATCCGCACAACGCGGCCGAGGAGCTCGGGCTGACCGACGCGCGGTCGGGCCCCGAGGCGATCAGCGCGGCCAAGGCCGACGTGGCCTGCAAGCACCGGGTCAACCTGGTCGGCGTCCACTACGCGGTCCTGTCGGCCTACGAGCAGCGCGCGGTCGAGAGGAACGCCGAGACTCTCAAGCTCGCGAAGGACCAGCTCGACGAACGCCTCCGGCTGGCGGCGAGCCTGACCGGCTGACCGGCGGCGGAACCGCGCCTCGGTACGGTCCTCAGCGGGCGAGGGCGGACAGGAGGGCGTCGAGCAGCTCGCGGTCGCGCGGCTGGGTGAGGCGGGTGCGGGCCTCTGCCGGGGGCAGCCAGCGCAGCCGGTCCACCTCGGGGCCCGGTACGAAGGTTCCGCCGAGGGCGCGGGCCGCCCAGTAGGCGACCTCCTTGGGGCGGCCGTCCGCGGCGTACCGGACGGTGGGCAGCCGGGGGCCCAGCTCGCAGTGGTGGCCGGTCTCCTCCAGGACCTCCCGGAGGGCGCACGCCTCGGCGCTCTCGCCGCGCTTCCGCTTCCCCTTCGGATGGGACCAGTCGTCGTATTTCGGCCGGTGGACGAGGGCGATCTCGATGGCCCGGCCGTCCCCCGCCGCCGGGCGCCAGAGGACGCAGCCGGCGGCGAGGACGGGCGGGGCGGCGGAGCTCACGGGACCGGGACGGTGGCGGTGCGCCAGGCGTTCTGGAAGGCGAAGCGGGCGGCTTCGACCTCGTGGCGCTGGTCGGCGTGGAGGACCCCCAGGGCGTACGCGGTGGCGGGGGCGATCCGGGGGGTACGGGCCGCGGCGGCGGCGGCCGCCGCGGCCTCGGCGGCGTCGCGGTGCCGGTCGAGGGCCCGGGCCGCCTCGTACAGCACGGCGTCCGGCTCGCGGCCGACGGCCGTCACCTCGGTCGCGTACCGGTGGAGCCGGAGCAGCAGCCGGGTGTGGTGCCAGGGCGCGTCCTGGTTCTCGCCGGCCGCCAGGGCCAGCGCCTCCGCGTTGTACGGGTGGGCGGCGCGGGTCAGCGGCAGGGCCTCGACCGCGTCGAGCAGGCGGCGGCGGGCGACCGAGGCGGAGGCGTCGAGGACCTCGGGGGCGGGGGCCGCGCCGGCCGGGCCGAGCGGCACCTCGGAGGCGAGGAGGGCGACGGCGTCGGCGAGCGCGTGGAAGCGGGAGGAGCCGAGGGCCTGGAGGGCGGCCGAGTGGGCCCGGGTCCTGGCCAGGGTGAGCTGCCGCTCCAGCAGGGCGCCGGCCCGGGCGGCGCCGATGGTGAGCCCGGCGCTCTCCGAGCCGCGGGCGGCCGGCACCGGCCCGCTGCCGCCGGCCAGCCGGTTCAGCGCGTCCATCAGCCGCACCAGCCGGGAGGTGCACGCCTGCTCCTGGGCGAGGGTGCCGGAGAGCCAGGCCAGCTCGGTGCGGAGCTGGTCGGCCCAGGCCGCGTCGAGCAGCGCCCGGTAGGTGTGCAGGCTGCCGCTGATGCGGCGGGCGGCCGCCCGCAGGGTCCCGGCGGCCTCCTCCGCTCCGGCCGTGTCCGCGCCGCTCTCGCCGTGCTGCCGCAGGCCGCGGAGGAAGTCCGCGGCCCGGGCGTGCAGGTAGGGAGCCAGGACCTCGCCCGCGGTCACGTCCTGCGTGGACGGTGTGGACTGCGTGGGGTCAAGGTTGTGCACGCCGGCGCCTCCGCGCGTCGATGAGCATCTCCTGCACGTGCCGCAGCGGCTTGCCCTCGGGGTCGGTCGCGTGGCGCGTCCAGTTCCCGTCCGGGCCGAGGTGCCAGGAGGAGGTGGTGTCGGACATCCCGGTCTCCAGGAGCCGGGTGAGGGCCGCCCGGTGGGCGGGGTCGGAGACCCGGACCAGGGCCTCGATGCGCCGGTCCAGGTTGCGGTGCATCATGTCGGCGCTGCCCAGCCAGACCTCGGGCTCGCCGCCGTTGCCGAAGGCGAAGACCCGGGAGTGCTCCAGGAAGCGGCCGAGGACGGAGCGGACCCGGATGTTGTCGGACAGGCCGGGGACGCCGGGCCGTACGGCGCAGATGCCGCGGACCCAGACGTCGACCGGGACGCCGGCCTGGGAGGCCCGGTAGCAGGCGTCGATGACGGCCTCGTCGACCATCGAGTTGACCTTGATCTTCACGTACGCGGGCCGGCCCGCCCGGTGGTGGGCGATCTCCTTGGTGATCCGGGAGACCAGTCCGTCGCGGAGCGACTTCGGGGCGGTCAGCAGGCGCCGGTAGGTCTCGCGGCGGGAGTAGCCGGAGAGCCGGTTGAAGAGGTCGGAGAGGTCCGCGCCGACCTGCGGGTCGGCGGTGAGCAGGCCGAGGTCCTCGTAGAGCCGGGCGGTCTTCGGGTGGTAGTTGCCGGTGCCGACGTGCGAGTAGCGGCGCAGCAGCTCGCCCTCCTGGCGTACCACCAGGGACAGCTTGCAGTGCGTCTTGAGGCCGACGAGGCCGTAGACGACGTGGCAGCCGGCCTCCTCCAGCTTCCGCGCCCACTTGATGTTGGCCTGCTCGTCGAAGCGGGCCTTGATCTCGACGAGCACGAGGACCTGCTTGCCGGACTCGGCGGCGTCGATGAGGGCGTCGACTATCGGGGAGTCGCCGGAGGTGCGGTAGAGCGTCTGCTTGATCGCGAGGACGTCCGGGTCGGCCGCCGCCTGCTCCAGGAACGCCTGCACGGAGGTGGAGAAGGAGTCGTACGGGTGGTGCAGCAGCACGTCCCGCTCGCGCAGCGCCGCGAAGATGTCGGGCGCGGACGCGGACTCGACCTCGGCGAGGTCCCGGTGGGTGCCGGCGACGAACTTGGGGTACTTGAGCTCGGGCCGGTCCTGCGAGGCGATCCCGAAGAGCCCGGTCAGGTCGAGCGGGCCGGGCAGCGGGTAGACCTCGGCGTCGGAGATCTTCAGCTCGCGGACCAGCAGGTCGAGCACGTACGGGTCGATGGACTCCTCGACCTCCAGGCGGACCGGCGGGCCGAAGCGGCGCCGCATGAGCTCCTTCTCCAGGGCCATGAGGAGGTTCTCGGCGTCGTCCTCCTCGACCTCCAGGTCCTCGTTCCGCGTCACCCGGAACATGTGGTGCGCCAGCACCTCCATGCCGGGGAACAGCTCCTCCAGGTGCGCCGCGATCACGTCCTCCAGGGGCACGTACCGCTGCGGGGACGCCTCCAGGAAGCGGGAGAGCAGCGGCGGCACCTTGACCCGGGCGAAGTGGCGGTGGCCGCTGACCGGGTTCCGCACGACCACGGCCAGGTTGAGGGAGAGGCCGGAGATGTAGGGGAAGGGGTGCGCCGGGTCCACGGCGAGCGGGGTGAGGACGGGGAAGATCTGCTGCCGGAAGAGGGTGAAGAGCCGGGCCTGCTCCTTCTCCGTGAGGTCCGGCCAGCGCATCAGGTGGATGCCCTCGTCGGCCAGCGCGGGGGACACGTCCTGCTGGTAGCAGGCGGCGTGCCGGGCCATCAGCTCGCGCGAGCGGGTCCAGATGAGGTCGAGCACCTCGCGGGGCTGGAGGCCGGAGGCGGAGCGGGTGGCGACGCCGGTGGCGATGCGGCGCTTGAGGCCGGCGACGCGGACCATGAAGAACTCGTCGAGGTTCGAGGCGAAGATCGCGAGGAAGTTCGCCCGTTCGAGGAGCGGGGTGGCCGGGTCCTCGGCGAGTTCGAGGACCCGCTCGTTGAAGGCGAGCCAGCTGCGCTCGCGGTCGAGGAAGCGGCCCTGGGGCAGCTCGGCGGAGGCGTCCTCGTCGGCCTCGTAGGCGTCGATCTCGGAGTCGAGGTCGGGTTCGAGGTCGCTCACG
The Streptomyces roseofulvus genome window above contains:
- the pstS gene encoding phosphate ABC transporter substrate-binding protein PstS; protein product: MKLSRKNGLRASAIGALVVSGALVLSACGSDNNNEPTKGGGEKTSAAASNIKCDGAKGQLLAAGSSAQKNAMDLWVKNFQAACEGVEVNYQAIGSGGGITKFNQGQVAFAGSDSALKDEEVAESKKICKGGTGVNLPMVGGPIAIGYKLEGVDNLVLDAPTLAKIFDNKITKWNDPAIAKLNPGAKLPDSTIQAFHRSDESGTTQNLGKYLSTAAPADWKHDPKTKSWPAQGGQAANGSSGVATAVKDAEGSIGYFELSYATANKISTVSINTGASAPVAATTENASKAIAAAKVKGTGSDVALSLDYATKAEGAYPLVLVTYEIACDKGNKAETLPTLKAFLNYAISEEGQKVLADADYAPMPAEIAAKVRAIVPTLS
- a CDS encoding ABC transporter permease, with translation MIRRGTPVVPPSVFGWRDLLSEAFAGMVQRPARSVLTALGTVLGVGAFVAILGLTATASSQIDTRFNALTATEVTVQDVAREQDEFAGPAFPEDADARVQRLAGVRHAGVYWSVRLPPTTSVRSAPVGSSGGPADGERAEVVAASPGVLRAASVTVVEGRLYDEFATDRAQPVALIGRGVASRLGISTLQTRPVVFVGDQPFTVAGIIGGTERKADLLLSVVVPHRTAERIWGPPVEGAAMLIATDLGAARQIAAEVPTALRPDHPEYLKAVPPPDPRALRGSVSGDLSQLFLVLAAICLVIGAVGIANTTLVAVLERTAEIGLRRALGARGRHITTQFLAESGALGALGGLVGTSLGVLTTVTVALVRDWTPVVHPATVAAAPAIGLLTGLLAGLYPAWRAARVQPVEALRR
- a CDS encoding ABC transporter ATP-binding protein; its protein translation is MTHGTPAFPHDDHTPVIEFRDVGLTYPGPPPVEALKPCHLTVAPGSFLTVVGPSGSGKSSFLNILGLLDKPSSGTYLLDGIDTGGLKDRELTALRGRRLGFVFQAFHLLPHRSALENVALALVYGGVPRKERGDRALAALERVGLGDRVHSVPTTLSGGERQRVAIARALVARPSLLLCDEPTGNLDSANASSVMALLRELHEDGMTIVVITHDPDVAARGSRVLTIRDGVLDEVAPAVARTTGGRA
- a CDS encoding peptidoglycan-binding protein, coding for MNEPREGIAPSARAGATARRRRWALAVAGTALALTVGGVLVAGTVKSPAQAAADAGPPPADVLTAPVEHRVLVTSVITRGQVTAEQSLRIKPQVNPGEGATSPVVTRLPVRQGEAIRNGQVLVEVSGRPVIALRGSVPSYRDLRPGASGDDVRQLQTALGLLGHPTGPDEKGVFGTGTQAALAALYTDTGYTPLPAQNDDGAALTAARGAVKQAERALEDARVAAAGPTGDDDTDENAGEDADRNRGEGPHTDGPKSAADDADRIVRRAVEDLAAAKETLAEAEAAAGPMLPAGEVVYLTSFPARLDAVRGKVGSEAAQTSLTVSAGRLLVQAYVPTYQKGLLRPRQKVEIHSELTGVTASARVVSVADTPTEPPQGESDGQQTGPEASGYLVEVVPDRPLDERLTGQDVRLTIEAGSTGTKALVVPITALSSGIDGRTVVTVLTASRDRRRVEVRPGATGDGYVAVTPLGGTPLRAGDEVVTGIARDAAPEDTTGTVGGGP
- a CDS encoding NUDIX hydrolase; the encoded protein is MSSAAPPVLAAGCVLWRPAAGDGRAIEIALVHRPKYDDWSHPKGKRKRGESAEACALREVLEETGHHCELGPRLPTVRYAADGRPKEVAYWAARALGGTFVPGPEVDRLRWLPPAEARTRLTQPRDRELLDALLSALAR
- a CDS encoding CHAD domain-containing protein, translated to MHNLDPTQSTPSTQDVTAGEVLAPYLHARAADFLRGLRQHGESGADTAGAEEAAGTLRAAARRISGSLHTYRALLDAAWADQLRTELAWLSGTLAQEQACTSRLVRLMDALNRLAGGSGPVPAARGSESAGLTIGAARAGALLERQLTLARTRAHSAALQALGSSRFHALADAVALLASEVPLGPAGAAPAPEVLDASASVARRRLLDAVEALPLTRAAHPYNAEALALAAGENQDAPWHHTRLLLRLHRYATEVTAVGREPDAVLYEAARALDRHRDAAEAAAAAAAAARTPRIAPATAYALGVLHADQRHEVEAARFAFQNAWRTATVPVP
- a CDS encoding RNA degradosome polyphosphate kinase codes for the protein MSQQPAEVPVQTSATASPQPSLGSIAAHRPHAVNGGAVSDLEPDLDSEIDAYEADEDASAELPQGRFLDRERSWLAFNERVLELAEDPATPLLERANFLAIFASNLDEFFMVRVAGLKRRIATGVATRSASGLQPREVLDLIWTRSRELMARHAACYQQDVSPALADEGIHLMRWPDLTEKEQARLFTLFRQQIFPVLTPLAVDPAHPFPYISGLSLNLAVVVRNPVSGHRHFARVKVPPLLSRFLEASPQRYVPLEDVIAAHLEELFPGMEVLAHHMFRVTRNEDLEVEEDDAENLLMALEKELMRRRFGPPVRLEVEESIDPYVLDLLVRELKISDAEVYPLPGPLDLTGLFGIASQDRPELKYPKFVAGTHRDLAEVESASAPDIFAALRERDVLLHHPYDSFSTSVQAFLEQAAADPDVLAIKQTLYRTSGDSPIVDALIDAAESGKQVLVLVEIKARFDEQANIKWARKLEEAGCHVVYGLVGLKTHCKLSLVVRQEGELLRRYSHVGTGNYHPKTARLYEDLGLLTADPQVGADLSDLFNRLSGYSRRETYRRLLTAPKSLRDGLVSRITKEIAHHRAGRPAYVKIKVNSMVDEAVIDACYRASQAGVPVDVWVRGICAVRPGVPGLSDNIRVRSVLGRFLEHSRVFAFGNGGEPEVWLGSADMMHRNLDRRIEALVRVSDPAHRAALTRLLETGMSDTTSSWHLGPDGNWTRHATDPEGKPLRHVQEMLIDARRRRRAQP